From Gemmobacter sp., the proteins below share one genomic window:
- a CDS encoding FAD-binding oxidoreductase, with the protein MSQPAPTLPPALLAHQLADAPRYRDDAAGKPGAAPLAVLAPRSAQDAAAILRALQSAGLAAVVQGGRTGLSGGARVQPGEVVLSTERLTAPPVVDPVAATMTLGAGVPLETAQQAARDHGLYLAADLGARGSATVGGMAATNAGGPLALRYGTFRQQVLGLEAVLPDGTIVSRLGGLAKDNSGLDLSQYLIGSEGVLGLITRLVLRLHPAPTARRVAVCALEGAAQALALLPVLRAGLGPLLQACELIIDPLLSETCARRGLRYPFATPAAAVLLVEVAGPDPAADAARLETVLGAALETGQIADAVLSASEADCLRLWALRDGCSHYLIENAGPLTSLDLSLPLPAIPAFLDQAAALCAGRARPYVFGHLGDGNLHYILACPPDDALTTQVFALTARHGGVITAEHGIGLDKVRWLPLCRDAAEIAAMARIKGAIDPGFILNPGRIFGTPA; encoded by the coding sequence GTGAGCCAGCCCGCCCCCACCCTGCCGCCCGCCTTGCTGGCCCATCAGCTGGCCGATGCGCCGCGCTATCGCGACGATGCCGCGGGCAAGCCGGGTGCGGCGCCGCTGGCGGTGCTGGCCCCCCGGTCGGCGCAGGATGCGGCGGCGATTCTGCGCGCGCTGCAATCGGCCGGGCTGGCCGCCGTGGTGCAGGGCGGGCGCACCGGCCTGTCGGGTGGGGCGCGGGTTCAGCCGGGCGAGGTTGTGCTGTCCACCGAACGGCTGACCGCGCCGCCGGTGGTCGATCCGGTGGCGGCAACGATGACCCTTGGCGCCGGCGTGCCGCTGGAAACCGCGCAGCAGGCGGCGCGCGACCATGGGCTGTATCTGGCCGCCGATCTGGGCGCACGGGGCAGCGCCACGGTGGGCGGCATGGCCGCCACCAACGCGGGCGGGCCGCTGGCGCTGCGCTATGGCACCTTCCGCCAACAGGTTCTGGGGCTGGAGGCGGTTTTGCCCGATGGCACCATCGTCAGCCGGCTGGGCGGGCTGGCCAAGGACAACAGCGGGCTGGATCTGTCGCAATATCTGATCGGGTCCGAAGGTGTGCTGGGCCTGATCACCCGGCTGGTGCTGCGCCTGCACCCGGCCCCGACGGCCCGCCGCGTCGCCGTCTGCGCGCTGGAAGGTGCGGCACAGGCGCTGGCCCTGCTGCCCGTGCTGCGCGCGGGCCTTGGCCCGCTGTTGCAAGCCTGCGAGCTGATCATCGACCCGCTGTTGTCGGAAACCTGCGCCCGGCGCGGGTTGCGCTACCCCTTTGCCACCCCTGCCGCCGCCGTCCTGCTGGTCGAGGTGGCGGGCCCCGACCCTGCCGCCGATGCCGCGCGGCTGGAAACCGTGCTGGGCGCCGCGCTGGAAACCGGCCAGATCGCCGATGCCGTCCTGTCCGCGTCCGAGGCGGATTGCCTGCGCCTGTGGGCGCTGCGCGACGGGTGCAGCCATTACCTGATCGAAAATGCCGGCCCGCTGACCAGCCTGGATCTGTCGCTGCCGCTGCCCGCCATTCCCGCCTTTCTGGATCAGGCGGCGGCGCTGTGCGCGGGCCGGGCGCGGCCCTATGTCTTTGGCCATCTGGGCGATGGCAACCTGCACTATATCCTGGCCTGCCCCCCCGACGATGCCCTGACGACCCAGGTTTTTGCCCTGACCGCCCGGCATGGCGGGGTGATCACCGCCGAACACGGCATCGGGCTGGACAAGGTGCGCTGGCTGCCCTTGTGCCGCGATGCCGCCGAAATCGCCGCCATGGCCCGGATCAAGGGCGCCATCGACCCGGGGTTCATCCTGAACCCCGGCCGCATCTTCGGGACACCCGCATGA
- a CDS encoding enoyl-CoA hydratase/isomerase family protein, translated as MSDDLVLWHKDPVDAFVTLTMNRPEKMNAMNQALGDALEAAIIRAVKDPEVRAVILTGAGRAWSSGFDLGGEDFEMTADQWRNDIGENMRRLRIIREAPIPIIAAVNGYALAGGLELMMCCDMTIAAEDAKFGEPEVRHVSAPPTLMLPWTVPMIHARHLMYTGDLIDGREAHRIHLVNKVVPRDQLMAEAERLARKCARMPGTAIKYAKAALNHQQQTAGLESSWTYNRETTAILHATEEGAYWMRVLKEKNLKGFLEEREAPFRELD; from the coding sequence ATGAGCGATGATCTGGTGCTGTGGCACAAGGATCCGGTGGATGCCTTTGTCACGCTGACGATGAACCGCCCCGAAAAGATGAACGCGATGAACCAGGCGCTTGGCGATGCGCTGGAGGCGGCGATCATCCGCGCGGTCAAAGACCCCGAGGTGCGCGCCGTGATCCTGACCGGCGCAGGGCGGGCGTGGTCGTCGGGGTTCGACCTGGGCGGCGAAGATTTCGAGATGACCGCCGACCAGTGGCGCAACGACATTGGCGAGAACATGCGCCGCCTGCGCATCATCCGCGAAGCGCCGATCCCGATCATCGCGGCCGTCAACGGATATGCGCTGGCCGGCGGGCTGGAGCTGATGATGTGCTGCGACATGACCATCGCGGCCGAGGATGCGAAATTCGGCGAACCCGAGGTGCGCCACGTGTCGGCGCCGCCGACGCTGATGCTGCCCTGGACCGTGCCGATGATCCATGCGCGCCATCTGATGTATACCGGCGACCTGATCGACGGGCGCGAAGCGCACCGGATCCATCTGGTGAACAAGGTGGTGCCGCGCGACCAGCTGATGGCCGAGGCCGAACGCCTGGCCCGCAAATGCGCCCGCATGCCCGGCACCGCGATCAAATACGCCAAGGCGGCGCTGAACCACCAGCAGCAGACGGCGGGGCTGGAAAGTTCCTGGACCTACAACCGCGAAACCACCGCGATCCTGCATGCGACCGAGGAAGGCGCCTACTGGATGCGCGTCCTGAAGGAAAAGAACCTGAAGGGGTTCCTGGAAGAGCGCGAGGCGCCGTTCCGGGAACTGGACTAG
- a CDS encoding AMP-binding protein, protein MTGSLIIGRRADGALHLTHALPLTGAETDVAARLRHWADVAPDRVLLTAPGAAPVTYAGALATARRLHGQLAAQGLRPGARVASLLPASVPALHLRLACLLGGFVHITLPPHPFRGLDHTPPTDGEAARLWHVARPDLLVRDTTLASLPDAAPAPDHDGSPTDWTAIFFTSGSTGAAKGVPITRAMISSCQAAYAIAWPFLNEGPPVLIDWMPWNHVFGGLDNLFKIIWHGGTLHLSPPPSADGMGAMLDLMADVQPTLSIGVPLGLKLLLDAFDAEPDRVARGCARLRHIFFAGAAMDPALWQRLDQFRTEMAHRHGPRITVLSGYGATEAASTMCLVPGDIAAPGVLGWPLPGHDIALVETDGLSEIRFRGPNLAPCYLGEDGAFPLPLDAHGYYCTGDAGVLEPDAHGQPMLRFNGRIAEDFKLSSGIKVRAGLLRADILRRLGPLATDLVLGGAGAEGLVALIFATPGATDAALSTALADWNRANPASSTAIRRFARADFTPSPDRGEVSAKGQLVQSRIQRNHAALFAALVQGRLGHTPA, encoded by the coding sequence ATGACCGGATCGCTGATCATCGGGCGGCGGGCCGACGGGGCATTGCACCTGACCCATGCGCTGCCGCTGACCGGCGCCGAAACCGATGTTGCCGCCCGCCTGCGCCATTGGGCCGACGTGGCCCCCGACCGGGTGCTGCTGACCGCCCCGGGCGCCGCGCCCGTCACCTATGCCGGTGCGCTGGCCACCGCCCGGCGCCTGCACGGCCAGCTGGCCGCGCAGGGCCTGCGCCCCGGCGCCCGGGTGGCCAGCCTGCTGCCGGCCAGCGTTCCCGCCCTGCACCTGCGGCTGGCCTGCCTGCTGGGCGGGTTCGTGCATATCACCCTGCCCCCGCACCCGTTCCGCGGCCTTGACCACACCCCCCCGACCGATGGCGAGGCTGCGCGCCTCTGGCACGTCGCCCGGCCCGACCTGCTGGTCCGCGACACCACCCTTGCCAGCCTGCCCGACGCCGCCCCCGCGCCCGACCATGACGGCAGCCCGACGGACTGGACGGCAATCTTCTTCACCTCGGGCAGCACCGGCGCGGCCAAGGGCGTGCCGATCACCCGCGCCATGATCTCGTCCTGCCAGGCGGCCTATGCCATCGCCTGGCCCTTCCTGAACGAAGGGCCGCCCGTGCTGATCGACTGGATGCCGTGGAACCATGTGTTCGGCGGATTGGACAATCTTTTCAAGATCATCTGGCACGGCGGCACCCTGCACCTGTCGCCGCCACCCTCGGCCGATGGCATGGGCGCCATGCTCGATCTGATGGCCGATGTGCAGCCCACCCTGTCCATCGGCGTGCCGCTGGGGCTGAAACTGTTGCTCGACGCCTTCGATGCCGAACCCGACCGCGTGGCCCGGGGCTGCGCCCGGCTGCGCCACATCTTCTTTGCCGGCGCCGCGATGGACCCCGCCCTGTGGCAACGGCTGGACCAGTTCCGCACCGAAATGGCCCACCGCCACGGTCCTCGCATCACCGTGCTGTCCGGCTATGGCGCGACCGAGGCGGCCTCCACCATGTGCCTTGTGCCGGGCGATATCGCGGCGCCGGGCGTTCTGGGCTGGCCCCTGCCCGGCCACGACATCGCCCTGGTCGAAACCGACGGCCTGTCGGAAATCCGCTTCCGCGGCCCCAACCTTGCCCCCTGCTATCTGGGCGAGGATGGCGCCTTTCCCCTGCCGCTGGATGCCCATGGCTACTATTGCACCGGCGATGCCGGCGTTCTGGAACCCGACGCCCACGGCCAGCCCATGCTGCGCTTCAACGGTCGCATTGCCGAGGATTTCAAACTGTCCAGCGGCATCAAGGTGCGCGCGGGCCTGCTGCGCGCCGATATCCTGCGCCGGCTTGGCCCCCTGGCCACCGACCTTGTGCTGGGCGGCGCCGGGGCCGAAGGGCTGGTCGCGCTGATCTTCGCCACGCCCGGCGCCACCGATGCCGCGCTATCCACCGCTCTGGCCGACTGGAACCGCGCCAATCCTGCCAGTTCCACCGCCATCCGCCGCTTTGCCCGCGCCGATTTCACCCCTTCGCCCGACCGAGGCGAGGTTTCGGCCAAGGGGCAACTGGTGCAATCGCGCATCCAGCGCAACCATGCCGCCCTGTTTGCGGCACTGGTGCAAGGCCGCCTTGGGCACACACCGGCCTGA
- a CDS encoding MDR family oxidoreductase: MADPVTDFTALVIRDAEGKPKAGFERLTLADLPDNDVLVEISHSSLNYKDGLAVSGKGRIARRLPMVAGIDLAGTVVSSKVADWQPGDRVIVNGWGLSETEWGGYSRYQSLKAGHLTRLPAGFSAAEAMAIGTAGYTAALCVLALEDWGVIAPGKGEVLVTGAAGGVGSVAVALLAARGYRVVAATGRDSQHDFLRDLGASDFVARSALAEAGKMLQAERWSGAVDTVGSHTLANVLAQTVYGGAVAACGLAGGADLPASVMPHILRSVALIGVDSVMCPAAKRDRAWAFLDAHLDRAKLAALTSVSPMADLPALAQAIVKGETRGRHVIEIS, from the coding sequence ATGGCCGATCCTGTGACGGATTTCACGGCGCTGGTGATCCGCGATGCCGAAGGCAAGCCGAAAGCGGGGTTCGAGCGGCTGACGCTGGCCGACCTGCCCGACAATGACGTGCTGGTCGAGATCAGCCATTCCAGCCTGAACTACAAGGACGGGCTGGCGGTCAGCGGCAAGGGCCGCATCGCGCGGCGGCTGCCGATGGTGGCGGGGATCGACCTGGCAGGCACCGTGGTGTCGTCGAAGGTGGCCGACTGGCAGCCGGGTGACCGGGTGATCGTGAATGGCTGGGGTCTGTCGGAAACCGAATGGGGCGGCTACTCCCGCTATCAAAGCCTCAAGGCCGGGCATCTGACCCGCCTGCCGGCCGGGTTCAGCGCGGCCGAGGCGATGGCGATCGGGACGGCGGGCTATACCGCGGCGCTGTGCGTTCTGGCGCTGGAAGACTGGGGCGTGATCGCGCCGGGCAAGGGCGAGGTGCTGGTGACCGGCGCGGCCGGTGGCGTGGGCAGCGTGGCGGTGGCCTTGCTGGCCGCGCGCGGCTATCGCGTGGTGGCGGCGACGGGGCGCGACAGCCAGCACGATTTCCTGCGCGATCTGGGGGCATCGGATTTCGTCGCCCGCAGCGCGCTGGCCGAGGCCGGCAAGATGTTGCAGGCCGAACGCTGGTCGGGCGCGGTGGATACGGTGGGCAGCCATACGCTGGCCAATGTGCTGGCGCAGACGGTCTATGGCGGGGCGGTGGCGGCCTGCGGGCTGGCGGGGGGCGCCGATCTGCCCGCATCGGTCATGCCGCATATCCTGCGCAGCGTCGCGCTGATCGGGGTGGATTCGGTGATGTGCCCGGCGGCGAAACGCGACCGGGCCTGGGCCTTTCTGGATGCGCATCTGGACCGCGCCAAACTCGCGGCGCTGACCAGCGTATCCCCGATGGCCGATCTGCCCGCGCTGGCGCAAGCCATCGTCAAGGGTGAGACGCGCGGCCGACATGTCATTGAAATTTCGTAA
- a CDS encoding indolepyruvate ferredoxin oxidoreductase family protein — translation MNAPAKPPALTDRYSQPSGRILVSGAQALIRLLIEQHARDRADGLNTAGFVSGYRGSPLADFDGELNRARKFLETDAIRFQPGLNEDLAATAVWGSQQTDLSPGARHDGVFAMWYGKGPGVDRSMDAIRHANAAGTHPKGGVLLLMGDDHGAVSSTFPHQSEHVLISAMVPVLAPAGVEEYIDFGLMGFALSRFAGVWVGFKCQTEIVECTASLTLPDPAARPVLPAFDMPPGGLHIRWPDDKLAQERRLETKLAAVRAFAAANGLDRILGAGAGARRGIVATGKAWRDLMGAFDRAGITPEDAGIRLLKVGLVWPMVPETLDRFADGLDEILVIEEKRPVIEDQIRAQFYNRTGVRPRLWGKTTPDGAPLISSTSELDPAGLVPVLAAFLRRTITTALPEAPAPTPNLPFRVPYFCSGCPHSVSTRLPDGSRATAGIGCSMLAVDMDRNVETFTQMGGEGANWIGHAPFTDEKHVFVHMGDGTYFHSGLLAIRAAVAAGVNATYKILFNDAVAMTGGQKHDGDLTVPAAVDQIRAEGVRELVVIAEQPEVWQGRLPTGVKVLHRDHLLAEQTRLRDVEGVTCIIYDQVCAAEKRRRRKRGSYPKPAAHVMINPEVCEGCGDCSVQSNCIAIEPLETDLGRKRQVNLSACNADLSCLKGFCPSFVTIQGGKRRRSLAPLPAAMQDALPDPVPAPITGSHALLLAGIGGTGVITVSAILAQAAHLDGLAVQVLNQTGLAQKNGAVMSHLRVATDPRALHAPRIGRAEADAVLGFDSVVAASPKGLATIDPARTRVVVDRHVTPTAGFVRNPTGDLQSALPMGQLRRRAGDNLVAIDATDLALRHFGDAIAANILLTGHAFQSGLIPISAGAITMAITLNGGGVDQNLAAFHAGRLLAANPGAFAPTPATAEPSVADLRAMFIARLTAWQNAAYAARFATLVDRAAAQVQGWDGADDFLRALMRGAHHVMAWKDEYEVARLHADPAFAARIAAEFEGDYTLHYHLAPPILSRTDPRTGRPAKRRFGPWMQQGFRLLARLKPLRGTPFDPFGHTHERRAERALRDDYLRRMDSLLATLAPDTLPAATAKAASVLEVRGFGPVKAANLARWRASHP, via the coding sequence ATGAACGCCCCCGCCAAGCCCCCCGCCCTGACCGACCGTTACAGCCAGCCATCGGGCCGCATCCTGGTGTCGGGCGCGCAGGCGCTGATCCGGCTGCTGATCGAACAGCACGCCCGCGACCGGGCCGACGGGCTGAACACCGCCGGCTTCGTGTCGGGCTATCGCGGATCGCCGCTGGCGGATTTCGATGGCGAGCTGAATCGCGCCAGGAAGTTTCTGGAAACCGATGCCATCCGCTTTCAGCCCGGGTTGAACGAGGATCTGGCCGCCACCGCGGTCTGGGGCAGCCAGCAGACCGACCTATCCCCCGGCGCGCGGCACGATGGCGTGTTCGCCATGTGGTATGGCAAGGGGCCGGGGGTGGATCGGTCGATGGACGCGATCCGTCATGCCAATGCCGCCGGCACCCACCCCAAGGGCGGCGTCCTCTTGCTGATGGGGGACGATCATGGCGCGGTATCCTCTACCTTTCCGCACCAGTCGGAACATGTGCTGATCTCGGCCATGGTGCCGGTGCTGGCCCCGGCGGGGGTCGAGGAGTATATCGACTTCGGCCTGATGGGCTTTGCGCTCAGCCGGTTCGCCGGGGTCTGGGTCGGGTTCAAATGCCAGACCGAGATCGTCGAATGCACCGCCAGCCTGACCCTGCCCGATCCCGCCGCACGCCCCGTGCTGCCCGCATTCGACATGCCGCCCGGCGGCCTGCACATCCGCTGGCCCGATGACAAGCTGGCACAGGAACGGCGGCTGGAAACGAAACTGGCCGCCGTCCGCGCCTTTGCCGCCGCCAACGGGCTGGACCGCATTCTTGGGGCCGGCGCAGGAGCCCGGCGCGGCATCGTGGCCACCGGCAAGGCGTGGCGCGACCTGATGGGCGCCTTCGACCGCGCCGGGATCACGCCCGAGGATGCCGGGATCCGCCTGCTGAAGGTCGGCCTTGTCTGGCCGATGGTGCCCGAAACGCTGGACCGCTTCGCCGACGGCCTCGACGAGATTCTGGTGATCGAGGAAAAGCGCCCGGTGATCGAGGATCAGATCCGCGCGCAGTTCTATAACCGCACCGGCGTTCGCCCGCGCCTCTGGGGCAAGACCACGCCCGATGGTGCCCCACTGATCTCGTCGACTTCGGAACTGGACCCGGCCGGTCTGGTGCCCGTGCTGGCGGCCTTCCTGCGCCGCACTATCACGACCGCCCTGCCCGAGGCCCCTGCCCCCACGCCGAACCTGCCCTTCCGCGTGCCCTATTTCTGCTCGGGCTGCCCGCATTCGGTTTCGACCAGACTGCCCGACGGCAGCCGCGCGACCGCCGGCATCGGCTGTTCCATGCTGGCCGTGGACATGGACCGCAACGTCGAGACCTTTACCCAGATGGGTGGCGAAGGTGCCAACTGGATCGGCCACGCGCCCTTTACCGATGAAAAGCATGTCTTCGTCCATATGGGCGATGGCACCTATTTCCATTCCGGCCTGCTGGCGATCCGGGCGGCGGTGGCGGCCGGGGTGAATGCCACCTACAAGATCCTGTTCAACGATGCCGTCGCCATGACCGGCGGACAGAAACATGATGGCGACCTGACGGTTCCCGCCGCCGTCGACCAGATCCGCGCCGAAGGGGTGCGCGAACTGGTGGTCATCGCCGAACAGCCCGAGGTCTGGCAGGGCCGCCTGCCCACCGGGGTCAAGGTGCTGCACCGCGACCACCTGCTGGCCGAACAGACCCGCCTGCGTGATGTCGAGGGCGTGACCTGCATCATCTACGATCAGGTCTGCGCCGCCGAGAAACGCCGCCGCCGCAAGCGGGGCAGCTACCCCAAACCCGCCGCGCACGTCATGATCAACCCCGAGGTCTGCGAAGGTTGCGGCGATTGTTCGGTGCAATCGAACTGCATCGCCATCGAGCCGCTGGAAACCGACCTTGGCCGCAAGCGGCAGGTCAACCTGTCGGCCTGCAATGCCGACCTGTCCTGCCTCAAGGGCTTCTGCCCCAGCTTCGTCACCATTCAGGGCGGCAAGCGCCGCCGCAGCCTGGCCCCCCTGCCCGCCGCCATGCAGGATGCCCTGCCCGATCCGGTGCCAGCACCGATCACCGGCAGCCATGCGCTGTTGCTGGCCGGTATCGGCGGCACCGGGGTGATCACCGTATCCGCCATTCTGGCGCAGGCCGCGCATCTGGACGGGCTGGCGGTGCAGGTGCTGAACCAGACCGGCCTTGCGCAAAAGAACGGCGCCGTCATGTCGCACCTGCGGGTGGCGACCGACCCGCGCGCCCTGCATGCCCCCCGCATCGGCCGGGCCGAGGCGGATGCCGTGCTGGGCTTTGACAGCGTGGTGGCCGCATCGCCCAAGGGGCTGGCGACCATAGACCCGGCCCGCACCCGCGTGGTGGTGGACCGCCATGTCACGCCCACCGCCGGCTTTGTCAGGAATCCGACCGGCGATCTGCAATCGGCCCTGCCCATGGGCCAGCTGCGCCGCCGTGCCGGGGACAATCTGGTTGCCATTGATGCGACGGACCTTGCCCTGCGCCATTTCGGCGATGCCATCGCGGCGAATATCCTGCTGACCGGCCATGCCTTCCAGTCGGGCCTGATCCCGATTTCGGCCGGCGCCATCACCATGGCGATCACCCTGAATGGTGGCGGGGTGGATCAGAACCTTGCCGCCTTTCACGCCGGCCGCCTGCTGGCCGCCAACCCCGGCGCCTTTGCGCCGACGCCTGCAACGGCCGAACCCTCGGTCGCCGACCTGCGCGCCATGTTCATCGCCCGGCTGACCGCCTGGCAGAACGCCGCCTATGCCGCCCGCTTTGCCACGCTGGTGGACCGGGCCGCCGCACAGGTGCAGGGCTGGGACGGGGCGGATGATTTCCTGCGCGCCCTGATGCGCGGGGCCCATCACGTCATGGCCTGGAAGGACGAATACGAGGTGGCGCGGCTGCACGCCGACCCCGCCTTTGCCGCCCGCATCGCGGCCGAATTCGAAGGCGACTATACCCTGCACTACCACCTCGCCCCGCCGATCCTGTCGCGGACCGATCCGCGCACCGGCCGCCCGGCGAAACGCCGCTTTGGCCCCTGGATGCAGCAGGGTTTCCGCCTGCTGGCCCGGCTGAAACCGCTGCGCGGCACCCCGTTCGATCCGTTCGGCCACACCCACGAACGCCGCGCCGAACGCGCCCTGCGCGACGATTACCTGCGCCGGATGGACAGCCTGCTGGCCACCCTTGCGCCCGATACCCTGCCCGCCGCCACGGCCAAGGCCGCATCGGTGCTGGAGGTGCGCGGGTTCGGCCCGGTCAAGGCCGCGAACCTCGCGCGCTGGCGGGCATCGCACCCCTAG
- a CDS encoding ABC transporter substrate-binding protein, with protein MITRRHLMAGIGASAALLPLARHAMAQTPFVIPTYGGTWAKLWQETLVPEFTKATGIQSQIDVGLGKDFVSKIRAGGGASPYSVFMGNENIAATLRAEGFFEPLDMVKIPNAANLHDGLLNKGNNGVRAIVSPIGLAWRTDMVKTAPKAWTDLWENPEYAGRIGLYQIGNTGAQLFLRLAGKLFGKGDTDIDTAFAKIKELQPFTQASWSGEVAAQLMRGDVAIAPVDWTEILTLQDKGAPVEIIVPEEGVLSYEQSFNIVKTGSSKDAAHAYINFLLDPKVQSILADTFYASPANKTAVISAKTSPRLPVQGDAMSRIIRFEWDSYIDIAAQVADRWNREIG; from the coding sequence ATGATCACACGACGCCACCTGATGGCGGGCATCGGCGCATCCGCCGCCCTGCTGCCGCTGGCCCGCCACGCCATGGCGCAGACGCCCTTTGTGATCCCGACCTATGGCGGGACATGGGCCAAGCTGTGGCAGGAAACCCTGGTTCCCGAATTCACCAAGGCCACCGGCATTCAAAGCCAGATCGACGTGGGTCTTGGCAAGGACTTCGTGTCGAAGATCCGCGCCGGCGGCGGCGCCTCGCCCTATTCGGTGTTCATGGGCAACGAGAATATCGCGGCCACGCTGCGCGCCGAAGGGTTCTTTGAACCGCTGGACATGGTCAAGATCCCGAATGCCGCCAACCTGCACGACGGGCTGCTGAACAAGGGCAACAACGGCGTGCGCGCCATCGTGTCGCCGATCGGGCTGGCCTGGCGCACCGACATGGTGAAGACCGCGCCCAAGGCCTGGACCGACCTGTGGGAAAACCCGGAATACGCCGGGCGCATCGGCCTGTACCAGATCGGCAATACCGGCGCGCAGCTGTTCCTGCGCCTGGCGGGCAAGCTGTTCGGCAAGGGCGACACCGATATCGACACCGCCTTTGCCAAGATCAAGGAACTGCAACCCTTTACCCAGGCCTCGTGGAGCGGCGAGGTGGCCGCCCAGCTGATGCGCGGCGACGTTGCGATTGCCCCGGTGGACTGGACCGAGATCCTGACCCTGCAAGACAAGGGCGCCCCGGTGGAAATCATCGTGCCCGAGGAAGGCGTGCTGTCCTATGAGCAAAGCTTCAACATCGTGAAGACGGGCAGCAGCAAGGATGCGGCGCATGCCTACATCAACTTCCTGCTGGACCCCAAGGTGCAGTCGATCCTGGCCGATACCTTCTATGCCTCGCCCGCCAACAAGACGGCGGTGATCAGCGCGAAAACCTCGCCGCGTCTGCCGGTGCAGGGCGATGCGATGTCCAGGATCATCCGGTTCGAATGGGACAGCTACATCGACATCGCTGCCCAGGTGGCCGACCGCTGGAACCGCGAGATCGGCTGA
- a CDS encoding FadR/GntR family transcriptional regulator yields the protein MTSIDRNQGLARQIAERLQDDIMQGRLGAAERLPSESDLADRFGVSQPTVREAMKILAAKKLIRSKRGPKGGVFVNPPSLDIAAQTLHETTNWLVSLGAVGLSDIVETRRSLGRLCIEAACQHAGREEHLRIEAALLELDHTEISDEDFCRLEVEFHQAVAAASPNALLRLVMVMVNQSLIPAANMISFQFRQRDVVVALQRRIFSGILARDAAGAVADFDKLIDYQSGVYDMAVEQRAARQSDAAGA from the coding sequence ATGACCAGCATTGATCGCAATCAGGGACTTGCGCGGCAGATCGCCGAAAGGCTTCAGGACGACATCATGCAGGGCCGCCTTGGCGCGGCGGAACGCCTGCCGTCGGAATCCGATCTGGCCGACCGCTTCGGCGTCTCGCAGCCCACCGTGCGCGAAGCGATGAAGATTCTGGCGGCGAAAAAGCTGATCCGGTCGAAACGCGGGCCCAAGGGCGGGGTATTCGTCAACCCGCCCTCGCTGGATATCGCCGCGCAGACCCTGCACGAAACCACCAACTGGCTGGTCTCGCTGGGTGCCGTGGGCCTGTCCGACATCGTGGAAACCCGCCGCAGCCTGGGCCGCCTGTGCATCGAGGCCGCCTGCCAGCACGCCGGCCGCGAAGAACACCTGCGGATCGAGGCGGCCTTGCTGGAGCTGGACCATACCGAGATTTCCGACGAGGATTTCTGCCGGCTGGAGGTGGAATTCCATCAGGCCGTCGCCGCCGCCAGCCCCAACGCGCTGCTGCGGCTGGTCATGGTCATGGTCAACCAGTCGCTGATTCCCGCCGCCAACATGATCTCCTTCCAGTTCCGCCAGCGCGATGTGGTGGTGGCGCTGCAACGGCGGATCTTCTCGGGCATCCTGGCCCGCGACGCGGCCGGGGCGGTGGCGGATTTCGACAAGCTGATCGACTATCAAAGCGGGGTCTATGACATGGCCGTGGAACAGCGCGCCGCGCGGCAGTCCGACGCGGCGGGGGCATGA